Proteins found in one Lepeophtheirus salmonis chromosome 9, UVic_Lsal_1.4, whole genome shotgun sequence genomic segment:
- the LOC121124798 gene encoding uncharacterized protein yields MRSLNVFIFIQLCILVLVDDSSLASSEKDCNYKLKHGKTSLKKDNRLYFQCRTGYKLIGFQNVPCSMLKDLKERKGITPKCVPKKNEEAKSGNGGRRKRKFPKKVPKDEPQGDYNPDNYDDYDESNYDDYEDYGNYDDENYDEDYDKETDYDEKVSTQTDEASTTSKPRDDYGDYYDYDYSKFRDKDEEDYKEGSTTILSSTDNTPTTTVIVMEIETTTVSSTSLSPTTTTSITTTDSTTTESSTSPSPATTTTTLSTTTTKSTTTTSTTTTKSYSDYEYGSGRGFITDDEDFDLGSGDNNGLYDSEDLFPLISTSTTTKILTTATTRTTTASTTTTIATLTTSEVPPVFKSLNNIFITDDEDLIDGSGFDLDYETSGSGYYVHEIEDIGNSSGEKKEQKARVQFYEKYEVDLLRLDASCIIQFTEAHPITHATIRRYDHRVPNPALPGEFYAEVLYKCDEGYAFDPSKPDTLFCSERRWIGKRPLCVAKSTLEIADPSRPSCDPDVQEKKRCEHICYLDKGVTPTCECHDGFFLNDDGECEDVDECVDDPELCDHICTNKPGTYMCDCRLGFTSQGTACVDINECLLNNGHGPCQDECKNVDGGYQCECGGLPGTQLSDKDNHTCISDEACQVNNGGCSHECIHSYNQIFCLCPDGYELDEDWKTCVDINECVTGDIQCLNKCMNVPGSAYCKCDSGYEGDDCSDINECETQDLICDHNCINTEGSAHCTCKAGFDLMDETECFDKDECEMDNGGCEQVCNNLEGTFQCGCKPGFHLNTDNLTCTDENECTIGIANCGIYGDCINTPGSFYCECHPGFELMEDSCMDINECTNSTLCGSGSCNNLEGTYECKCDSGYIFHNSTCLDINECIRNPCGHGECINESPGYSCSCHSGYVDVDNVCRDYDECLHDNPCGVGGKCNNKPGSFDCDCAPGYEFKNGYCHDINECSLEKDPCGPHGDCVNNDGSFECVCHQGFIHDQNDSNICIDFDECLSSPCFHSECKNTLGGFECLCETGFALSEILPNTCEDINECALNNGDCSQVCVNILGSHYCRCYEGYKKDERGNCFLKDECRLSRRPNGGCQQLCINIPGGLKCECNPGYIVDSQDPRLCVDKNECTINNGGCQHACINKLGGHTCSCHLGFKPDEKNPEKCVKAKACSVNNGGCSHICKSTESGLHHRCMCPSGFKLKTDARTCKPIGGICSSAPRPSNGYYRCNKKKVSGYFVKGTKCKLKCRKGFMPTGHITRKCINNGTWTGDEDHACEVMNCPPLPPLHNGNISPETCMTDSSPRGSKCLFTCNNGYQITGVKKTRCTRLSEWKRIRVNPPKCNPTFNRPQIHCPPDMIEPLPRDSKSVYVFIPKPRTNVNWERYVDSDPVWAVHLEGEMIRGKHVVTFRARSPVNPKESATCQMLIHVKDVIPPTVQNCPKSFIDYLSPGQVMKRISWNEPNFKDNIKIQHVMASFLPGHYFSEGAHKIVYHASDMDGNHGRCEFTITLKRLDSQSSENPFLVFVPKNGHKVSSSEEGLSYYNYHKLPSDHGLFKCDKVPSLENGKFNCKNLGPGQEGIKCIPECDSGYQFYQKFSSRPPSYICNAQRVDWELKRFIPDCSPVHKSQLKSNCDAGWEYRSDEGICVACPPGMYRDSNISVLCQLCPKSYYSSKFASNTCNQCQRSYTTKGLGSRGYRHCYPNRSSFESRRGRKEYLLNKKRNKEKTGGLRFYKSWMSPPSKLK; encoded by the exons atgagatcTCTAAATGtgttcatatttatacaactttGCATTTTGGTCCTAGTGGACGACTCTTCATTAGCCTCCTCCGAAAAGGActgtaattacaaattaaaacatggaaaaacCTCTCTTAAAAAAGACAACAGACTCTATTTTCAATGCCGTACGGGTTATAAGCTGATTGGATTTCAAAATGTGCCTTGCTCAATGCTCAAAGATTTAAAGGAACGGAAAGGAATTACTCCGAAATGTGTTCCCAAGAAAAATGAAGAGGCAAAGTCCGGCAAcggaggaagaagaaaaaggaagtttccaaaaaaagttccaaaagaTGAACCTCAAGGGGACTACAATCCTGACAACTATGATGACTATGATGAGAGTAATTACGATGACTATGAGGACTATGGTAATTACGACGACGAAAATTACGATGAAGATTATGATAAAGAGACTGACTATGACGAAAAGGTTTCTACTCAAACTGATGAGGCGAGTACAACTTCAAAGCCCAGGGATGACTATGGAGACTATTATGACTATGATTATAGTAAATTTAGAGACAAGGATGAGGAAGATTATAAGGAAGGTTCAACTACCATTTTGAGTTCCACGGATAACACTCCTACAACAACAGTCATTGTCATGGAGATTGAAACTACAACGGTTTCATCAACAAGTCTGAGTCCGACTACTACAACAAGTATCACGACAACTGATAGCACTACGACGGAATCATCAACAAGTCCGAGTCCGGCCACTACAACAACTACCCTATCCACGACAACCACCAAATCGACAACTACTACATCAACAACAACTACTAAATCCTATAGTGATTACGAATACGGATCTGGTCGAGGTTTTATTACAGATGATGAAGACTTTGATTTGGGTAGTGGAGATAATAATGGATTATATGATTcag aAGATTTGTTTCCACTCATCTCAACATCGACAACGACGAAAATATTAACAACAGCAACAACTAGAACCACTACAGCCTCTACGACTACGACAATTGCCACTTTGACGACATCAGAAGTGCCGCCTGTCTTTAAGAGTttgaataacatatttattacgGACGACGAGGATTTAATAGATGGGTCCGGATTCGACTTGGATTATGAGACTTCGGGATCTGGATACTATGTACATGAAATAGAGGATATAGGAAATAGTAGTGGGGAAAAGAAGGAACAGAAAGCTCGAgtacaattttatgaaaaatatgaagttgATCTTCTCCGACTGGATGCGTCCTGTATCATTCAATTCACTGAGGCTCATCCCATCACTCATGCAACAATAAG acGCTATGACCATAGAGTACCTAATCCTGCTCTTCCAGGAGAGTTTTATGCTGAAGTTTTGTACAAATGTGATGAAGGCTATGCTTTTGATCCATCAAAACCAGATACATTGTTTTGTTCGGAGCGACGTTGGATTGGAAAAAGACCATTATGTGTTGCGAAATCCACCTTGGAAATTGCAGATCCTTCAAGACCATCCTGTGATCCAGATGTCCAAGAAAAGAAGAGATGTGAACATATTTGTTACTTAGACAAAGGGGTCACTCCTACATGTGAGTGTCATGATGGATTTTTCCTTAACGATGATGGAGAATGTGAGGACGTAGATGAGTGTGTTGATGATCCTGAATTGTGTGACCACATATGCACCAATAAACCTGGCACATATATGTGTGACTGTCGACTGGGTTTCACATCTCAAGGAACAGCATGTGTGGATATCAACGAATGTCTTTTAAATAATGGACATGGACCTTGTCAGGATGAGTGTAAAAATGTAGATGGAGGATATCAATGTGAATGTGGTGGACTGCCTGGAACACAGCTCTCTGATAAAGATAATCACACATGCATAAGTGATGAGGCCTGTCAAGTCAATAATGGAGGATGCAGTCATGAATGTATACATAGCTATaaccaaatattttgtttatgtccCGATGGCTACGAATTAGATGAGGATTGGAAGACATGTGTAGATATTAACGAATGTGTAACTGGAGACATTCAGTGTCTAAACAAATGCATGAATGTACCAGGCTCTGCTTACTGTAAGTGTGATTCCGGATACGAGGGTGATGATTGTTCTGATATTAATGAATGTGAAACTCAAGATCTCATTTGTGACCATAATTGCATAAATACTGAAGGATCTGCACATTGCACATGCAAGGCCGGATTTGACCTTATGGATGAAACTGAATGCTTTGACAAAGACGAATGTGAAATGGATAATGGGGGGTGTGAGCAAGTATGTAATAACTTGGAAGGTACTTTCCAATGTGGTTGTAAGCCTGGCTTTCATCTCAATACAGATAATTTAACCTGCACGGATGAGAATGAATGTACAATTGGTATAGCAAATTGTGGAATCTATGGGGATTGTATTAATACCCCTGGATCATTTTATTGTGAATGTCATCCCGGATTTGAACTAATGGAGGATTCTTGTATGGATATAAATGAATGTACAAACAGCACACTCTGTGGTTCTGGTAGTTGTAATAATCTAGAAGGAACATATGAGTGCAAATGCGACTCTGGTTATATATTCCACAATTCCACTTGTTTAGATATTAATGAATGCATTAGAAATCCATGTGGTCACGGAGAATGTATAAACGAGTCGCCAGGGTATTCATGTAGTTGTCATTCTGGATACGTGGATGTCGATAATGTTTGTAGAGACTATGATGAATGTCTCCATGATAACCCATGTGGAGTCGGtggaaaatgtaataataaaccGGGAAGCTTTGATTGTGACTGTGCTCCAggatatgaatttaaaaatggcTACTGTCATGATATTAATGAATGCTCTCTTGAGAAGGATCCATGTGGGCCCCATGGAGACTGTGTAAATAATGACGGATCCTTTGAATGCGTTTGTCATCAGGGTTTTATTCATGATCaaaatgattcaaatatttgtattgatttCGATGAATGTCTTTCGAGTCCATGTTTTCACAGTGAGTGCAAAAACACTCTGGGAGGCTTTGAATGCCTTTGTGAAACAGGTTTCGCTCTCTCAGAGATACTTCCCAATACTTGTGAAGACATAAATGAATGTGCACTGAATAATGGGGACTGTTCCCAAGTTTGTGTTAATATTTTAGGATCACATTATTGCCGTTGCTATGAGGGTTATAAGAAAGATGAAAGAGGGAACTGCTTCTTGAAGGATGAATGTAGATTATCAAGAAGACCCAATGGAGGATGTCAACAACTATGTATCAATATCCCTGGTGGCCTTAAATGTGAATGTAATCCTGGATATATCGTTGATTCCCAAGATCCTCGCCTTTGTGTTGACAAAAATGAATGCACCATCAATAATGGGGGATGCCAGCACGCATGTATCAATAAACTTGGAGGGCATACATGCTCATGCCATTTAGGATTCAAACCCGATGAGAAAAATCCAGAGAAATGTGTCAAGGCTAAGGCTTGCTCTGTTAATAACGGAGGGTGTTCTCATATTTGCAAAAGCACAGAGTCAGGTTTGCACCATAGGTGCATGTGTCCTTCTGGATTTAAATTGAAGACAGATGCAAGAACGTGTAAGCCCATTGGTGGTATTTGTTCATCCGCTCCTAGACCCTCTAATGGATATTATCgatgtaataagaaaaaagtatcaGGCTATTTTGTCAAAGGAACCAAGTGTAAGTTAAAATGTCGGAAGGGATTCATGCCAACGGGTCACATAACACGAAAATGCATCAACAATGGAACTTGGAC GGGTGACGAAGATCATGCATGTGAAGTCATGAATTGTCCACCACTTCCACCTCTACATAATGGTAACATTTCTCCAGAAACCTGCATGACCGACTCCTCTCCTCGAGGAAGCAAATGTTTATTCACGTGTAATAACGGCTATCAAATAACTGGTGTGAAAAAAACAAGGTGTACTCGTCTCTCGGAATGGAAAAGAATTCGAGTGAATCCTCCAAAGTGTAACCCAACGTTCAATCGTCCACAAATTCACTGCCCACCAGATATGATAGAGCCTCTGCCACGGGACAGTAAGTCAGTGTATGTATTCATACCGAAACCGAGAACAAATGTGAATTGGGAAAG GTACGTGGACTCGGATCCAGTCTGGGCTGTACATCTTGAGGGTGAAATGATCCGAGGAAAACATGTTGTAACATTTAGGGCAAGAAGTCCTGTTAACCCAAAGGAGTCTGCGACTTGTCAAATGTTAATACATGTAAAGGACGTGATCCCGCCCACAGTACAGAATTGCCCTAAATCCTTTATCGATTACCTTTCTCCTGGTCAAGTCATGAAGAGAATATCCTGGAATGAACCTAATTTCAAAGACAATATCAAAATACAACATGTGATGGCGTCCTTCCTTCCTGGACATTATTTTTCAGAGGGAGCTcataaaattgtatatcatGCATCCGATATGGATGGTAACCATGGACGATGTGAATTTACAATTACCCTTAAAAGACTTGATTCCCAATCCAGCGAGAATCCTTTCCTTGTTTTTGTACCTAAAAATGGACACAAAGTCTCTTCCTCAGAGGAGGGATTAAGTTACTACAATTACCATAAGCTTCCAAGTGATCATGGGCTCTTTAAATGCGATAAAGTGCCTTCTTTGGAGAACGGGAAGTTTAATTGTAAGAACCTGGGGCCAGGACAAGAGGGTATCAAATGCATTCCAGAGTGTGATTCCGGCTATCAATTCTATCAAAAATTCTCAAGTCGTCCTCCATCCTATATTTGTAATGCACAAAGAGTGGATTGGGAGTTAAAACGATTTATACCCGACTGTTCACCCGTCCACAAAAGTCAGCTTAAGTCTAACTGTGATGCTGGGTGGGAGTATAGATCCGACGAGGGTATATGTGTGGCCTGCCCTCCTGGTATGTATAGGGATTCAAATATAAGCGTTCTATGCCAACTATGTCCGAAGAGCTATTATTCCAGTAAATTTGCATCAAATACGTGTAATCAGTGTCAGAGGAGTTACACTACAAAAGGATTGGGAAGTCGAGGGTATCGTCACTGTTATCCTAATAGATCTTCTTTCGAAAgtaggagaggaagaaaggaatatttacttaataagaAAAGGAATAAAGAGAAAACCGGGGGTCTTCGATTCTACAAAAGTTGGATGTCCCCTCCTTCGAAGCTAAAgtga